In Nymphaea colorata isolate Beijing-Zhang1983 chromosome 3, ASM883128v2, whole genome shotgun sequence, a genomic segment contains:
- the LOC116251363 gene encoding uncharacterized protein LOC116251363 isoform X3 has product MKLDGKTGCYRSSLSIQNSECLDKKCMETGKQGFGTQAGGTGKDGPMAISKSKVLDTIANQVTSEVYIGDSEPGFGFIHGVANKKDTVIGSQNENESFPSCKTKFLESELYTEKTITEVSSKLIACYKSGSCYVIKDICVDDGKQSEEKHLIENHDTNEKLSTGLTQVDIDAEDELSTKLVGNGTPKDGDLEELFDAAGHSNDSTIPSNQVEGHVATAPVNVANEKDLEGKTEHSQSKKSAKDEQFLQFSSKIGNKSITFTFDPSMPPPSFNNCGNEEEEKAAAAAASGRQPEHHHVHSLAELCLQERRSSDEPTSSMGSSCHVPEELNGMQGRNPSSDPGEVSEKLQPGVRSMSASITFSGPVQYSGSISLRSDSSTASTHSFAFPVLPAEWNGSPVRMAKADSRQFRKHRGWRMSLLCCRF; this is encoded by the exons ATGAAACTAG ACGGCAAAACTGGTTGTTACAGATCATCGCTTTCTATCCAGAATTCAGAATGTCTTGATAAGAAGTGCATGGAAACTGGGAAACAAGGGTTTGGTACTCAGGCAGGAGGAACAGGAAAAGATGGACCTATGGCCATATCAAAATCCAAAGTTCTTGATACAATTGCTAATCAGGTGACTTCTGAAGTATATATTGGAGATAGTGAACCTGGATTTGGATTTATTCATGGAGTTGCCAATAAAAAAGATACAGTTATCGGAAGTCAAAATGAGAATGAATCTTTTCCTAGCTGCAAAACAAAATTTCTGGAATCTGAATTATACACTGAAAAAACTATAACAGAAGTATCTTCTAAGCTGATCGCATGTTATAAGTCTGGTTCCTGTTATGTTATAAAGGACATCTGTGTTGATGATGGAAAGCAATCAGAAGAAAAACATCTCATAGAGAATCATGACACAAATGAGAAGCTTTCTACAGGTCTCACACAAGTAGATATTGATGCAGAGGATGAGTTGTCCACGAAACTTGTTG GTAATGGGACACCTAAGGATGGTGATCTTGAAGAGCTATTTGATGCAGCAGGGCATTCAAATGATTCCACCATTCCTTCTAATCAG GTTGAGGGTCATGTGGCAACTGCACCTGTGAATGTTGCCAATGAAAAAGATTTAGAGGGCAAGACAGAACACTCGCAGAGCAAAAAAAGTGCCAAAGACGAACAGTTTTTGCAATTTAGTAGCAAGATAGGTAACAAAAGCATCACTTTTACTTTTGATCCTTCCATGCCGCCACCTTCATTCAACAATTGTGGtaatgaggaagaagaaaaagcagcagcagcagcagccagTGGCAGACAGCCTGAGCATCACCACGTTCATAGTTTAGCAGAACTATGTCTTCAAGAGCGTCGCTCATCAGATGAACCAACTTCGTCCATGGGCTCAAGCTGCCATGTTCCAGAGGAACTGAATGGCATGCAAGGAAGAAACCCGAGCTCAGATCCTGGAGAGGTATCTGAGAAGTTGCAACCTGGGGTGCGCTCCATGTCAGCATCCATTACATTCTCAGGCCCAGTTCAGTACTCTGGAAGCATCTCTCTGCGATCTGACAGCAGCACAGCCAGCACCCACTCATTTGCTTTCCCAGT ATTGCCGGCAGAGTGGAATGGTAGCCCAGTAAGGATGGCAAAAGCAGATAGTAGGCAGTTTAGAAAGCACAGAGGGTGGAGAATGTCACTTCTATGTTGTAGATTCTGA
- the LOC116251363 gene encoding uncharacterized protein LOC116251363 isoform X1 yields MKLDGKTGCYRSSLSIQNSECLDKKCMETGKQGFGTQAGGTGKDGPMAISKSKVLDTIANQVTSEVYIGDSEPGFGFIHGVANKKDTVIGSQNENESFPSCKTKFLESELYTEKTITEVSSKLIACYKSGSCYVIKDICVDDGKQSEEKHLIENHDTNEKLSTGLTQVDIDAEDELSTKLVGKITPLVKCGIDSNSTLEKDKVLNYVDSGNGTPKDGDLEELFDAAGHSNDSTIPSNQVEGHVATAPVNVANEKDLEGKTEHSQSKKSAKDEQFLQFSSKIGNKSITFTFDPSMPPPSFNNCGNEEEEKAAAAAASGRQPEHHHVHSLAELCLQERRSSDEPTSSMGSSCHVPEELNGMQGRNPSSDPGEVSEKLQPGVRSMSASITFSGPVQYSGSISLRSDSSTASTHSFAFPVLPAEWNGSPVRMAKADSRQFRKHRGWRMSLLCCRF; encoded by the exons ATGAAACTAG ACGGCAAAACTGGTTGTTACAGATCATCGCTTTCTATCCAGAATTCAGAATGTCTTGATAAGAAGTGCATGGAAACTGGGAAACAAGGGTTTGGTACTCAGGCAGGAGGAACAGGAAAAGATGGACCTATGGCCATATCAAAATCCAAAGTTCTTGATACAATTGCTAATCAGGTGACTTCTGAAGTATATATTGGAGATAGTGAACCTGGATTTGGATTTATTCATGGAGTTGCCAATAAAAAAGATACAGTTATCGGAAGTCAAAATGAGAATGAATCTTTTCCTAGCTGCAAAACAAAATTTCTGGAATCTGAATTATACACTGAAAAAACTATAACAGAAGTATCTTCTAAGCTGATCGCATGTTATAAGTCTGGTTCCTGTTATGTTATAAAGGACATCTGTGTTGATGATGGAAAGCAATCAGAAGAAAAACATCTCATAGAGAATCATGACACAAATGAGAAGCTTTCTACAGGTCTCACACAAGTAGATATTGATGCAGAGGATGAGTTGTCCACGAAACTTGTTGGTAAAATTACTCCACTGGTCAAATGTGGAATTGATTCTAACAGCACGTTGGAAAAGGATAAAGTGTTAAACTATGTGGATTCAGGTAATGGGACACCTAAGGATGGTGATCTTGAAGAGCTATTTGATGCAGCAGGGCATTCAAATGATTCCACCATTCCTTCTAATCAG GTTGAGGGTCATGTGGCAACTGCACCTGTGAATGTTGCCAATGAAAAAGATTTAGAGGGCAAGACAGAACACTCGCAGAGCAAAAAAAGTGCCAAAGACGAACAGTTTTTGCAATTTAGTAGCAAGATAGGTAACAAAAGCATCACTTTTACTTTTGATCCTTCCATGCCGCCACCTTCATTCAACAATTGTGGtaatgaggaagaagaaaaagcagcagcagcagcagccagTGGCAGACAGCCTGAGCATCACCACGTTCATAGTTTAGCAGAACTATGTCTTCAAGAGCGTCGCTCATCAGATGAACCAACTTCGTCCATGGGCTCAAGCTGCCATGTTCCAGAGGAACTGAATGGCATGCAAGGAAGAAACCCGAGCTCAGATCCTGGAGAGGTATCTGAGAAGTTGCAACCTGGGGTGCGCTCCATGTCAGCATCCATTACATTCTCAGGCCCAGTTCAGTACTCTGGAAGCATCTCTCTGCGATCTGACAGCAGCACAGCCAGCACCCACTCATTTGCTTTCCCAGT ATTGCCGGCAGAGTGGAATGGTAGCCCAGTAAGGATGGCAAAAGCAGATAGTAGGCAGTTTAGAAAGCACAGAGGGTGGAGAATGTCACTTCTATGTTGTAGATTCTGA
- the LOC116251363 gene encoding uncharacterized protein LOC116251363 isoform X2 produces MKLDGKTGCYRSSLSIQNSECLDKKCMETGKQGFGTQAGGTGKDGPMAISKSKVLDTIANQVTSEVYIGDSEPGFGFIHGVANKKDTVIGSQNENESFPSCKTKFLESELYTEKTITEVSSKLIACYKSGSCYVIKDICVDDGKQSEEKHLIENHDTNEKLSTGLTQVDIDAEDELSTKLVGKITPLVKCGIDSNSTLEKDKVLNYVDSGNGTPKDGDLEELFDAAGHSNDSTIPSNQVEGHVATAPVNVANEKDLEGKTEHSQSKKSAKDEQFLQFSSKIGNKSITFTFDPSMPPPSFNNCGNEEEEKAAAAAASGRQPEHHHVHSLAELCLQERRSSDEPTSSMGSSCHVPEELNGMQGRNPSSDPGEVSEKLQPGVRSMSASITFSGPVQYSGSISLRSDSSTASTHSFAFPVLNEKLGISM; encoded by the exons ATGAAACTAG ACGGCAAAACTGGTTGTTACAGATCATCGCTTTCTATCCAGAATTCAGAATGTCTTGATAAGAAGTGCATGGAAACTGGGAAACAAGGGTTTGGTACTCAGGCAGGAGGAACAGGAAAAGATGGACCTATGGCCATATCAAAATCCAAAGTTCTTGATACAATTGCTAATCAGGTGACTTCTGAAGTATATATTGGAGATAGTGAACCTGGATTTGGATTTATTCATGGAGTTGCCAATAAAAAAGATACAGTTATCGGAAGTCAAAATGAGAATGAATCTTTTCCTAGCTGCAAAACAAAATTTCTGGAATCTGAATTATACACTGAAAAAACTATAACAGAAGTATCTTCTAAGCTGATCGCATGTTATAAGTCTGGTTCCTGTTATGTTATAAAGGACATCTGTGTTGATGATGGAAAGCAATCAGAAGAAAAACATCTCATAGAGAATCATGACACAAATGAGAAGCTTTCTACAGGTCTCACACAAGTAGATATTGATGCAGAGGATGAGTTGTCCACGAAACTTGTTGGTAAAATTACTCCACTGGTCAAATGTGGAATTGATTCTAACAGCACGTTGGAAAAGGATAAAGTGTTAAACTATGTGGATTCAGGTAATGGGACACCTAAGGATGGTGATCTTGAAGAGCTATTTGATGCAGCAGGGCATTCAAATGATTCCACCATTCCTTCTAATCAG GTTGAGGGTCATGTGGCAACTGCACCTGTGAATGTTGCCAATGAAAAAGATTTAGAGGGCAAGACAGAACACTCGCAGAGCAAAAAAAGTGCCAAAGACGAACAGTTTTTGCAATTTAGTAGCAAGATAGGTAACAAAAGCATCACTTTTACTTTTGATCCTTCCATGCCGCCACCTTCATTCAACAATTGTGGtaatgaggaagaagaaaaagcagcagcagcagcagccagTGGCAGACAGCCTGAGCATCACCACGTTCATAGTTTAGCAGAACTATGTCTTCAAGAGCGTCGCTCATCAGATGAACCAACTTCGTCCATGGGCTCAAGCTGCCATGTTCCAGAGGAACTGAATGGCATGCAAGGAAGAAACCCGAGCTCAGATCCTGGAGAGGTATCTGAGAAGTTGCAACCTGGGGTGCGCTCCATGTCAGCATCCATTACATTCTCAGGCCCAGTTCAGTACTCTGGAAGCATCTCTCTGCGATCTGACAGCAGCACAGCCAGCACCCACTCATTTGCTTTCCCAGT GCTTAATGAAAAACTGGGGATAAGCATGTGA